In a single window of the Pongo abelii isolate AG06213 chromosome 1, NHGRI_mPonAbe1-v2.0_pri, whole genome shotgun sequence genome:
- the XKR8 gene encoding XK-related protein 8: MLRLFETFLETAPQLTLVLAIMLQSGRAEYYQCTGLLGDPK; this comes from the exons ATGCTGCGGCTCTTCGAGACCTTTTTGGAAACGGCACCACAGCTCACGCTGGTGCTGGCCATCATGCTGCAGAGCGGCCGGGCTGAGTACTACCAGT gtactgggcTGCTGGGGGATCCCAAGTGA